Proteins found in one Pontibacter sp. SGAir0037 genomic segment:
- a CDS encoding response regulator encodes MIVAKLRKDSHVSDLKETIKRSQQLIIICLFVFAVHIVIKVWLELYLSAVLMTSLFGVFSALFILNKGGYTELTKSVTNISVAVFLVFMAFAEGLRASAHLYLIALIFSRPLLTVNDEFFNKNNIIHFVFITICFLVCILFVNDNSSLQPIHDSVYRTLTHINSVGVFLVCICLCLLHLYNEQKYYKALLAEKNSAESVKQEAERARNDAESANKAKSVFLATMSHEIRTPLNGVIGMTSLLSETNLDAEQRQYTEIIQSSGKNLLSVINDILDFTKIESGSMELDCHDFALNDVVEEVLDIFARKAALQKLDLMYHPAPQVPQLMHGDSFRLKQVLINLLGNAIKFTSKGEVLISVKLAQWQQDRFELLFEVADTGIGIPADKLDRLFNPFTQVDSSTTRKYGGSGLGLAISKRLVELMQGTIVAESVVGQGTVFRFTILAQAATAPALNVKHDLAELAGKHILVVDDNQTNRKILESQLLQWGLLPCISSSGKEALYLLEQQPFDMLITDMHMPELNGLALTELLKVKYPELPVLLLNSIGYEIESEHKHLFSGILNKPVKQQALQREMVKSLRHEPQEQEPQTDKRKLTEDFANKYPMTILIAEDYPINQMFAQMVLSDLGYEADLVENGVEVLQALQQKDYQVILMDVQMPEMDGLEATRIIRREHAFQPYIIATTANAMREDQQACLAAGMDDYIPKPIDIDELLLALQKAATVGVGC; translated from the coding sequence GTGATAGTAGCCAAGTTAAGAAAAGATAGCCACGTAAGCGACCTGAAAGAGACTATTAAACGCAGCCAGCAGTTAATTATAATTTGCCTGTTTGTTTTTGCGGTGCACATAGTAATCAAAGTATGGCTGGAGCTTTACCTTTCAGCTGTTCTGATGACCAGCCTCTTTGGCGTTTTCAGCGCCTTGTTTATACTGAATAAGGGCGGTTATACGGAGCTTACCAAATCAGTCACCAATATCAGCGTAGCTGTTTTCCTGGTTTTCATGGCTTTTGCCGAAGGCTTACGGGCTTCAGCACATCTTTATTTAATAGCCCTGATCTTTTCCCGGCCGCTGCTGACTGTAAACGATGAGTTCTTCAATAAGAACAATATCATCCACTTTGTTTTTATAACAATCTGTTTCCTGGTTTGCATATTATTTGTAAATGATAACAGTTCGCTTCAGCCTATCCATGATTCAGTTTACAGAACCTTAACCCACATTAACAGTGTTGGTGTTTTCCTGGTGTGTATCTGTTTATGCCTGTTGCACCTCTACAATGAACAGAAGTATTATAAAGCACTGCTGGCAGAAAAAAACAGCGCTGAAAGTGTAAAGCAGGAAGCAGAGCGTGCCAGAAATGATGCCGAGAGTGCCAATAAAGCCAAAAGTGTTTTTCTGGCTACCATGAGCCATGAAATCCGTACGCCGCTGAATGGCGTGATTGGCATGACCTCCTTACTTTCTGAGACGAACCTGGATGCAGAGCAGCGGCAGTATACAGAAATTATACAGAGCTCCGGCAAGAATCTGCTCAGCGTCATAAACGACATCCTGGATTTCACCAAAATAGAATCCGGTAGCATGGAACTCGATTGCCACGATTTTGCCCTGAATGATGTGGTGGAAGAAGTGCTGGATATCTTTGCCCGAAAAGCGGCCTTGCAAAAACTTGACCTGATGTATCATCCAGCGCCGCAGGTGCCACAGCTGATGCACGGGGACAGTTTCCGCCTGAAGCAGGTGCTTATAAACCTGTTGGGGAATGCCATTAAATTTACTTCGAAGGGGGAGGTGCTGATTTCTGTAAAACTGGCGCAGTGGCAGCAGGACCGGTTTGAACTTCTGTTCGAAGTTGCCGATACTGGTATTGGTATACCTGCAGATAAACTGGACCGCCTGTTCAATCCGTTTACACAGGTAGATTCTTCTACTACACGCAAATACGGTGGCTCTGGTTTAGGGCTGGCCATCAGTAAACGTTTGGTAGAACTGATGCAAGGCACTATTGTGGCAGAGAGTGTGGTAGGGCAGGGAACAGTTTTCCGCTTTACCATTTTAGCGCAAGCGGCTACAGCACCGGCCCTTAATGTTAAGCACGATCTGGCAGAACTGGCAGGTAAGCACATCCTGGTAGTAGACGATAACCAGACAAACAGAAAGATACTGGAAAGCCAGTTGCTGCAGTGGGGGCTTTTGCCTTGTATATCTTCGTCCGGTAAAGAGGCTTTGTACCTGCTCGAACAGCAGCCGTTCGATATGCTGATTACTGATATGCACATGCCCGAGCTGAACGGGTTGGCCCTAACAGAGCTGCTGAAAGTAAAATACCCGGAGCTGCCGGTTCTGCTGCTGAACTCTATTGGCTATGAGATTGAAAGTGAGCATAAGCATTTGTTTAGCGGTATACTGAATAAGCCGGTAAAACAACAGGCGCTGCAAAGAGAAATGGTAAAGTCGCTAAGGCATGAGCCACAGGAGCAGGAGCCTCAAACCGATAAAAGAAAGCTGACAGAAGACTTTGCAAATAAATACCCTATGACAATTTTAATTGCGGAAGATTACCCGATTAACCAGATGTTTGCGCAGATGGTGCTCTCCGATTTAGGTTACGAGGCAGACCTGGTAGAAAATGGTGTGGAAGTGCTGCAGGCCCTCCAACAAAAAGATTACCAGGTCATCCTGATGGATGTGCAGATGCCGGAGATGGACGGACTGGAGGCTACACGCATTATTCGACGGGAGCATGCCTTTCAGCCCTATATTATCGCCACCACCGCCAATGCCATGCGCGAAGATCAGCAGGCTTGCCTGGCAGCAGGTATGGACGATTACATTCCGAAACCAATCGACATAGACGAACTTTTACTGGCGCTTCAGAAAGCAGCTACAGTAGGAGTGGGGTGTTGA
- a CDS encoding response regulator, which translates to MYKLRKVLLIDDDSTTLYINERIVREMRFAEEIELLRNGKDGFKYIQKHCDNSPESCPDLVILDHHMPVMDGLEMMENLQEIGILSKIRAVFLLLAVNSEEQDIRKFMELGVQEYTQKPLSKETLLDAYQKYWADDTVRDHVANKK; encoded by the coding sequence ATGTACAAATTAAGGAAAGTACTTCTGATTGATGATGACAGCACCACGCTTTACATTAATGAAAGGATTGTGCGGGAAATGCGCTTTGCTGAAGAAATAGAGTTGCTCCGAAACGGGAAAGACGGTTTTAAATATATACAGAAGCACTGTGACAACAGCCCGGAAAGCTGCCCGGACCTTGTCATACTGGATCATCATATGCCGGTAATGGATGGGCTTGAAATGATGGAAAATCTGCAGGAAATCGGTATTCTGAGCAAGATAAGAGCTGTGTTTCTTTTGCTTGCTGTAAATAGTGAAGAACAGGATATCCGAAAATTTATGGAACTGGGGGTTCAGGAATATACCCAGAAGCCTCTTTCGAAAGAAACACTTCTGGACGCCTATCAGAAGTATTGGGCTGATGACACGGTACGTGATCATGTTGCCAATAAAAAATAA
- a CDS encoding FAD-binding protein, with protein MNWAGNIQYSTDRIHYPFTVEDVQEIVRQCRRISALGSRHSFNSIADNTENLLSLKEMNKVVALDTAAHTVTVEGGMRYGELAPYLQEKGYALPNLASLPHISIVGACATATHGSGVKNGSLATAVSALEIVNAAGDLVTLSRQNEASLFQGAVVHLGALGIVTKITLDLQPGFSVRQVVYRNMPMAALETDFTAIMAAGYSVSLFTTWQNKTINQVWIKSLDDTTAAAMPEFYGATPAEDHMHPLEELSAENATAQLGIPGYWYERLPHFRMGFQPSAGKELQSEYFVPLEHAYEAMMALEKLHGKVSPYLFVSEIRTIAADELWMSPFYKRDCVAFHFTWKQEWEAVQKLLPLIEAQLAPFHAIPHWGKLFTMAPAVLQASYEKLPDFKALVHAFDAQGKFRNAFLENCLYAG; from the coding sequence ATGAACTGGGCCGGAAATATACAGTACAGCACCGATCGCATACATTATCCTTTTACAGTTGAGGATGTACAGGAAATAGTAAGGCAGTGCCGTAGGATTAGTGCATTAGGCTCCCGCCATTCTTTTAACAGCATTGCCGACAATACGGAAAACCTGCTTTCCCTGAAGGAGATGAACAAGGTGGTGGCCCTTGATACGGCGGCACATACCGTAACGGTGGAGGGAGGCATGCGCTATGGGGAACTAGCTCCTTACCTGCAGGAGAAGGGCTATGCCTTGCCTAATCTGGCCTCTCTACCGCATATTTCTATTGTGGGTGCCTGTGCTACGGCCACACATGGTTCCGGTGTGAAAAACGGTAGCCTGGCAACAGCTGTTTCGGCGCTGGAAATCGTAAATGCTGCCGGTGACCTTGTAACTTTGTCAAGGCAAAATGAAGCAAGCCTTTTTCAGGGGGCTGTTGTGCATCTGGGAGCCCTGGGTATCGTTACAAAAATAACGCTCGACCTGCAGCCTGGCTTTAGCGTACGGCAGGTGGTATACCGCAACATGCCGATGGCTGCCCTGGAAACGGATTTCACAGCCATCATGGCGGCCGGCTACAGTGTCAGCCTGTTTACCACCTGGCAAAACAAGACAATCAACCAGGTCTGGATTAAGAGCCTGGACGATACAACGGCTGCGGCTATGCCTGAGTTTTATGGTGCTACTCCAGCCGAAGACCACATGCATCCGCTGGAAGAGTTGTCCGCTGAAAATGCAACAGCGCAATTGGGTATACCCGGATACTGGTACGAAAGGCTGCCGCACTTCAGAATGGGTTTCCAGCCCAGTGCAGGAAAAGAGCTGCAGTCGGAGTATTTTGTGCCGCTGGAGCATGCGTATGAAGCCATGATGGCGCTTGAAAAGCTGCACGGGAAAGTATCGCCTTATCTCTTTGTTTCAGAAATCAGGACTATAGCGGCCGATGAGCTCTGGATGAGCCCTTTTTACAAAAGGGATTGTGTGGCTTTTCACTTTACCTGGAAGCAGGAGTGGGAGGCAGTACAAAAACTGCTTCCGCTTATAGAAGCGCAGCTGGCACCTTTTCATGCCATTCCGCACTGGGGCAAGTTGTTTACCATGGCTCCAGCTGTGTTGCAGGCCAGTTATGAAAAATTGCCTGACTTTAAAGCGCTGGTTCATGCGTTTGACGCGCAGGGGAAATTCAGGAATGCCTTCTTAGAGAACTGCCTGTATGCAGGCTGA
- a CDS encoding NAD(P)H-binding protein, which translates to MKTALVIGATGLVGKQLVQQLLTDERFGKVIAFSRRSLDIANSKLEEHLINFDEPDEWQHLVKGDVLFSTLGTTLKQAGGQNEQYKVDYYYQYKFAEAAAQNGVPTYVLVSSSGASPDSLLFYSRMKGTLEEAVKKLNFESIHIIQPGLLHGDRKDSRFGEELAYKVMHFLDKVGVAGKFRPYEDKVVAQAMINAAVSAQPGVHTHNLGQVFELAERVHMER; encoded by the coding sequence ATGAAAACAGCACTCGTGATTGGCGCAACAGGTTTAGTTGGGAAGCAGCTCGTGCAGCAGCTGCTCACAGATGAACGCTTCGGCAAAGTAATCGCTTTTAGCAGGCGATCACTGGATATAGCGAACAGCAAACTGGAGGAACACCTCATTAACTTTGATGAGCCAGATGAATGGCAGCACCTGGTAAAGGGAGATGTACTTTTCTCTACGCTCGGCACCACGCTAAAACAGGCTGGCGGACAGAATGAGCAGTACAAGGTAGATTACTATTACCAATACAAATTTGCGGAAGCAGCTGCTCAGAATGGTGTGCCCACCTATGTGCTGGTATCCTCTTCAGGTGCCAGTCCCGATTCACTTCTTTTTTACTCCCGCATGAAAGGAACGCTGGAGGAAGCCGTGAAGAAGCTGAATTTTGAAAGCATACATATCATACAGCCGGGACTCCTGCACGGCGACCGCAAAGACAGCCGCTTTGGCGAAGAACTGGCTTATAAAGTGATGCATTTTTTAGACAAAGTGGGCGTGGCCGGTAAGTTTAGACCTTACGAGGATAAGGTAGTGGCACAGGCCATGATCAACGCTGCCGTGTCGGCACAGCCGGGTGTGCATACCCATAACCTGGGCCAGGTATTTGAACTGGCAGAGCGGGTGCATATGGAGCGTTAG
- a CDS encoding aldo/keto reductase codes for MELRRLGKSDVMVTPMAFGAWAIGGWMWGGAEEQAAIRAIKAAFDAGITTIDTAPVYGFGRSEELVGNAMAGVPRDQYQILTKFGMNWLTEQGEYFFDSVDNDGKPFRMYKWASKEKIMQECETSLRLLKTDYIDLYQIHWPDATTPVSETFEAVQRLIEQGKVRAAGVCNYSVELVAEALDTIQLASNQVPYSMINRGIENDVVPQALERGLGIIPYSPLQRGLLTGKIKPGHQFNEGDTREGNQFYTDENIRRTHALLEEIKPIAEKNNATLAQLAVNWTMNRPGVACVLVGARDEQQVKDNAGAMSFTLSDEELSTITAAADKFTLAS; via the coding sequence ATGGAATTAAGAAGATTAGGAAAATCTGATGTAATGGTTACTCCTATGGCCTTTGGTGCCTGGGCTATTGGTGGATGGATGTGGGGCGGTGCCGAAGAGCAGGCAGCCATACGTGCAATAAAAGCTGCTTTTGATGCAGGTATTACCACCATTGATACGGCTCCCGTGTATGGTTTTGGCCGCAGCGAAGAGTTAGTCGGAAATGCCATGGCAGGTGTGCCGCGCGATCAGTATCAGATCTTAACAAAGTTTGGCATGAACTGGCTAACGGAGCAGGGGGAGTATTTCTTCGACTCTGTGGACAACGACGGGAAACCTTTCCGCATGTACAAGTGGGCTTCTAAAGAGAAGATTATGCAGGAGTGCGAAACCAGCCTGCGCCTGCTTAAAACAGATTACATCGATCTTTACCAGATCCACTGGCCGGATGCCACCACACCTGTGAGTGAAACATTTGAGGCTGTGCAGCGCCTGATAGAGCAGGGAAAAGTAAGAGCCGCAGGGGTGTGCAACTATAGCGTTGAGCTTGTAGCGGAGGCGCTGGATACTATACAGCTGGCTTCGAACCAGGTGCCTTACTCTATGATTAACCGTGGAATCGAAAATGATGTGGTGCCACAGGCGCTGGAAAGAGGGTTGGGCATTATACCTTACAGCCCGCTGCAAAGAGGTTTGCTAACAGGTAAGATTAAGCCGGGCCATCAGTTCAACGAAGGCGATACCCGCGAAGGAAACCAGTTCTATACAGATGAGAACATCCGCCGCACCCATGCGCTGCTGGAAGAGATAAAACCAATTGCTGAAAAAAATAATGCGACACTGGCACAGCTGGCTGTGAACTGGACCATGAACCGCCCGGGAGTAGCCTGTGTGCTGGTGGGAGCCCGCGACGAACAACAGGTGAAAGACAATGCAGGGGCCATGAGTTTTACATTGTCGGATGAGGAGCTGAGTACTATTACCGCTGCCGCCGATAAGTTTACGCTGGCTTCTTAA
- a CDS encoding GAF domain-containing sensor histidine kinase codes for MHHPPIPKNELSRVLELAELDLDYSNLNNTFKDLTKLAASVAGTEISLLNLIDSFTQWTISGHGLEVSQIPREESICQYTIMETEQFEVHDLKLDERFKDKSYVLDEPKLSFYFGIPLKTKKGHSIGALCVLDKSTKILSPEKVELLKVIAAEIVNRLMAHQAIQSLQYSLKEAKETKKRVAHDIRGPLGGIIGLAQYISQKGDKNQLDEILEFVRLIQKSSTSLLELADEILNAEHKAAEQQQLEEHQLNLLVFKDKLEKLYLPQAKNKEVLFSVQTGQKNGVAPFPKNKLLQITGNLISNAIKFTPAGGQVSVQLELEVEEDAKTLHISVSDTGVGLTQEGLEDILNGNASSTDGTTGERGYGFGLPLVKYLIDIMQGSWHIHSIPGKGTTFEIKLPVK; via the coding sequence ATGCATCATCCACCAATCCCAAAAAACGAGTTAAGCCGGGTTTTAGAGCTTGCCGAACTTGATTTAGATTATTCAAACCTGAACAACACTTTTAAGGATCTGACGAAATTAGCCGCCAGTGTGGCTGGTACGGAAATTTCGCTGCTTAACCTCATCGATTCTTTTACGCAGTGGACTATATCGGGCCATGGACTTGAAGTGAGCCAGATACCCAGGGAAGAATCTATCTGCCAGTACACCATCATGGAAACTGAACAGTTTGAAGTGCACGACCTTAAACTGGATGAGCGGTTTAAAGACAAATCTTATGTGCTGGACGAGCCTAAGCTAAGCTTCTATTTCGGAATTCCGCTGAAAACCAAAAAAGGCCATAGCATTGGGGCTTTGTGCGTGCTGGACAAGAGCACGAAGATATTAAGTCCGGAGAAAGTAGAGCTTCTGAAAGTAATTGCCGCTGAAATTGTAAACCGGCTGATGGCACATCAGGCGATTCAGTCGCTGCAATACAGCCTGAAAGAAGCTAAAGAAACAAAAAAACGTGTCGCACATGATATTCGTGGTCCGTTGGGAGGCATTATTGGTTTGGCGCAGTATATCAGCCAAAAAGGCGATAAAAATCAACTGGACGAAATTCTGGAGTTTGTGAGGCTTATCCAGAAAAGCAGCACTTCGCTGCTCGAACTGGCCGATGAAATTTTAAACGCTGAACATAAAGCAGCCGAACAGCAGCAACTCGAAGAGCATCAGTTAAACCTGCTCGTGTTTAAAGATAAGCTTGAAAAACTGTATCTGCCACAGGCTAAAAACAAAGAGGTGCTTTTTAGTGTGCAGACAGGTCAAAAAAACGGGGTTGCTCCTTTTCCTAAAAACAAACTGCTGCAGATAACAGGTAACCTGATTTCAAATGCTATCAAATTTACACCTGCCGGCGGTCAGGTTTCAGTCCAGTTAGAACTGGAAGTAGAAGAAGATGCCAAAACGCTTCACATTTCTGTTAGCGATACCGGTGTTGGCTTAACCCAGGAAGGTTTAGAAGATATTTTAAACGGTAACGCCTCCTCTACCGACGGCACTACCGGAGAACGTGGTTATGGCTTTGGATTACCGCTGGTGAAGTACCTGATTGATATCATGCAAGGTTCCTGGCACATACATTCCATACCCGGCAAAGGCACCACCTTCGAGATTAAACTGCCGGTTAAGTAG
- a CDS encoding SDR family oxidoreductase — protein sequence MKTQKVWLVTGASKGLGLSLVKRLLNEGYKVAATSREAGALRTEVGETGDDFLPLQVNLTSNESVAEAVAEIVAKLGGIDVVVNNAGYGQLGTLEELTDEEARKNFDVNVFGSLNVIRNVMPHFRQKRSGAFFNVSSIAGFLGTFPGWGIYNATKFAVAGFTEALSAEAKSLGITATIVYPGYFKTNFLLEGSLRTAAAPIAEYKEARDLEVIHNDQIIGNQPGDPEKAAAAFIRVAEMENRPLHLFLGSDSFGMAHSKIEAVQHDLAALESVSRSTDF from the coding sequence ATGAAAACACAGAAAGTATGGCTCGTTACAGGAGCCTCAAAGGGATTAGGACTTTCTTTAGTAAAGCGCTTACTAAATGAAGGTTACAAAGTAGCTGCTACGTCACGGGAAGCAGGTGCCCTGCGCACGGAAGTGGGTGAGACTGGCGATGATTTTCTTCCGCTTCAGGTTAACTTAACCAGTAACGAAAGCGTGGCTGAGGCAGTGGCCGAGATTGTTGCCAAGTTGGGAGGCATAGATGTAGTGGTGAATAATGCTGGCTACGGCCAGCTGGGCACTTTGGAGGAGCTGACCGATGAGGAGGCCCGTAAAAATTTTGATGTCAATGTATTTGGCTCGCTCAATGTAATCCGGAACGTCATGCCGCATTTCCGTCAAAAAAGATCAGGGGCATTCTTTAATGTCTCCTCCATTGCTGGCTTTTTAGGCACTTTCCCCGGCTGGGGTATTTATAATGCGACCAAATTTGCAGTAGCGGGTTTTACCGAAGCCCTTTCAGCAGAAGCCAAATCTTTGGGTATAACGGCCACTATCGTTTATCCGGGGTATTTTAAAACTAATTTCCTGCTTGAAGGTTCGCTCCGCACGGCAGCCGCCCCTATTGCTGAGTACAAAGAGGCCCGTGACCTGGAAGTTATCCATAATGACCAGATTATTGGCAACCAGCCCGGCGACCCTGAAAAGGCAGCCGCAGCATTCATCCGTGTGGCAGAAATGGAAAATCGTCCGTTGCACCTATTCCTGGGTTCTGATTCATTCGGTATGGCCCACAGTAAAATTGAAGCAGTACAGCATGACCTGGCCGCATTGGAGAGCGTGAGCAGATCAACTGATTTTTAA
- a CDS encoding AraC family transcriptional regulator has product MENLTIPRVEMETFAADSYKEPLLNVEHFPIDSKYFIIENRYNYPVKDYISPHRRKFYKIFHMTSGTGILTIGLHKYDMGPNEIAFLHPDEIMSWQTTSEETGGHFCLIHPHYFGMEADHVLHLFRQYPGFETDKAVIQLTEEQSAKINGYFEIMYQEDRSEGNDKKQAILLQLQMLLLESQRAGKARVRTPAPEGYGHIYRFLSLLESAFQVQEPDSTVRLKTAAEFADELHIHPNYLNSLVRNQTGKTLRQHIQDRLLHEAKSLLVQTDWEINKISFGLGFSGQAAFTSFFRKKANISPSAFRKRALMHAHV; this is encoded by the coding sequence ATGGAGAACTTAACAATTCCGCGCGTCGAAATGGAGACTTTTGCGGCCGACAGCTACAAAGAACCACTGCTGAATGTGGAACATTTTCCTATCGATTCTAAATATTTCATTATTGAGAACCGCTATAACTACCCGGTAAAAGATTATATCTCGCCTCATCGCCGGAAATTCTATAAGATCTTTCACATGACCTCGGGCACAGGTATCCTTACCATTGGTTTACACAAGTATGATATGGGGCCGAACGAGATCGCATTTCTGCATCCAGATGAGATCATGTCTTGGCAAACTACTTCTGAGGAAACCGGTGGCCATTTTTGCCTTATCCATCCCCACTATTTTGGGATGGAGGCAGACCACGTCCTGCACCTGTTCAGGCAGTACCCAGGTTTCGAAACAGACAAGGCCGTTATCCAGTTGACGGAAGAGCAATCTGCTAAGATCAATGGTTACTTTGAAATCATGTACCAGGAAGATCGTTCAGAAGGTAACGACAAAAAGCAGGCTATCCTTCTACAGTTACAGATGTTGCTGCTGGAAAGCCAGCGAGCAGGCAAAGCACGGGTTAGAACTCCAGCACCCGAAGGCTATGGTCATATTTACCGCTTTTTATCACTTCTTGAGTCCGCATTTCAGGTGCAGGAACCCGATTCAACTGTTAGGTTAAAAACAGCAGCAGAGTTTGCAGACGAGCTGCATATACATCCTAATTACCTTAATTCTCTGGTCCGGAACCAAACCGGAAAAACATTGAGACAACACATACAGGACCGGCTATTACACGAGGCGAAGTCTTTGCTGGTACAAACCGACTGGGAAATTAATAAAATAAGTTTCGGGCTGGGTTTCTCTGGTCAGGCGGCGTTTACATCATTTTTCAGGAAGAAGGCAAACATTTCACCGTCTGCGTTTCGAAAAAGGGCCTTAATGCATGCTCATGTTTGA
- a CDS encoding COX15/CtaA family protein, translated as MQKKTYILPVVLWLLTGVLLIVAMMVIGGITRMTGSGLSIVEWNLLSGTLPPLSEAEWLLTFEKYKQFPEYQKLNNDMTLAGFKNIFWWEYLHRLLGRIIGFVFILPFLYFLLRKQLSGWLVKRLLLILLLGMGQGLMGWIMVKSGLVDIPRVSHYRLATHLCLALLLIGVILWTVADIVAPATKRSTSALQLGGLSRLVLLAVIVQIILGAFVAGLKSGFYYNTYPLMQGELFPSHQTGYLSWSNFLNNGTIVQFIHRWFALVALGLVILLWYRAGRSIIPATTRTIVQLLLLTGFVQVLLGITTLLLSVPLLLGVLHQLVAVALFALAVLAVHQLRVKPY; from the coding sequence ATGCAAAAGAAGACATATATCTTACCGGTTGTACTGTGGCTCCTGACGGGGGTGCTGCTGATTGTGGCAATGATGGTGATCGGGGGCATTACCCGCATGACCGGCTCCGGACTCTCTATTGTGGAATGGAACCTGCTATCGGGCACACTCCCTCCTCTTTCTGAAGCCGAGTGGCTGCTGACTTTTGAAAAGTATAAGCAGTTCCCTGAGTACCAGAAACTGAACAACGACATGACACTGGCAGGATTTAAAAACATTTTCTGGTGGGAATACCTGCACCGACTGCTGGGCCGCATCATCGGCTTTGTCTTTATCCTGCCTTTTCTCTACTTCCTGCTACGCAAACAGCTCTCCGGCTGGCTGGTGAAAAGGCTGCTCCTCATCCTGTTGCTGGGCATGGGGCAGGGGCTCATGGGCTGGATTATGGTGAAAAGCGGATTAGTGGATATACCGCGTGTAAGCCACTACCGCCTGGCAACGCACCTCTGCCTGGCCCTGCTACTGATCGGGGTGATTCTCTGGACAGTAGCGGATATTGTGGCTCCCGCCACCAAACGCTCTACCTCCGCTTTGCAGCTTGGAGGCCTGTCACGGCTGGTGCTGCTGGCGGTTATTGTTCAGATAATTCTGGGTGCTTTTGTGGCGGGACTTAAATCAGGCTTTTACTATAACACCTACCCCCTGATGCAGGGCGAGCTTTTTCCTTCACATCAAACGGGCTATCTTAGCTGGAGCAATTTTCTGAACAATGGTACGATAGTACAATTTATACACCGCTGGTTCGCTCTCGTGGCTCTTGGGCTGGTGATTCTGCTCTGGTACAGAGCAGGCCGCAGTATTATTCCGGCCACTACCCGTACTATAGTTCAGTTGCTGTTGCTCACCGGATTTGTGCAGGTGCTGCTGGGCATCACAACCTTACTACTCTCCGTACCGCTTCTCCTGGGCGTGCTACACCAGTTGGTGGCCGTTGCCTTGTTCGCCCTGGCTGTACTGGCTGTGCACCAGTTGCGGGTAAAGCCCTATTAG
- a CDS encoding DUF72 domain-containing protein, whose protein sequence is MYEHPNLHIGTSGWSYRWQEVLYPPELKSADFLAHYATRFNATEINSSFYHFTMAKTIEKWIVQTPPHFKFAPKLHQEITHKRKFQDIEEPLQKFMSRYLLMGDRLGPVLVQIAGSFRFDKLVAESFFRTLRDLYPKQTFALEARHVSWFTEDSLDMLREYSITTVLASAGKRFPGTEATTTNTAYLRLHGDEKLYASAYSDDKLERYAFMVKDWLEDGKEVWVFFNNTIVGNAVLDADKLRNLIGAL, encoded by the coding sequence ATGTATGAACACCCGAATTTACATATTGGCACATCCGGCTGGAGTTATCGTTGGCAGGAGGTGTTATATCCCCCCGAACTAAAGTCAGCGGATTTCCTGGCACACTATGCTACCCGCTTTAATGCGACAGAGATAAACAGTAGCTTTTATCATTTTACAATGGCTAAAACCATCGAAAAATGGATAGTCCAGACGCCGCCCCACTTTAAGTTCGCCCCGAAGCTTCACCAGGAAATAACGCATAAACGCAAATTTCAGGACATAGAAGAACCCCTGCAAAAGTTTATGTCCAGGTACCTGCTTATGGGCGACCGGCTAGGTCCGGTGTTGGTTCAGATTGCGGGTAGTTTCCGGTTCGATAAACTGGTGGCAGAAAGTTTCTTCCGGACATTGCGCGACCTCTACCCTAAACAGACTTTTGCCCTGGAAGCCCGGCATGTGTCCTGGTTTACAGAAGATTCCCTGGATATGCTAAGGGAATACAGCATAACTACCGTGCTAGCAAGCGCTGGCAAGCGTTTCCCGGGCACAGAAGCGACCACCACCAACACTGCTTACCTTCGTTTGCACGGCGATGAGAAATTGTATGCCTCCGCTTATTCTGATGATAAGCTTGAACGCTATGCTTTTATGGTAAAAGACTGGCTGGAAGATGGCAAAGAAGTTTGGGTATTCTTTAACAATACCATTGTAGGAAATGCGGTACTGGATGCAGACAAACTCCGCAACCTGATTGGTGCTTTGTAA